Part of the Henckelia pumila isolate YLH828 chromosome 2, ASM3356847v2, whole genome shotgun sequence genome is shown below.
AGctcgcatccggctctccagctcccaagttgcttctttaGTTCCTCTACGTTGCCACTGCACCATAACTAGAGGTATGCTCTTGTTgcgaagcaccttgtccttccgGTCAAGAATCCTGAGAGGTCTCTCCACGTAGGACAAATCCTTATCCAATGGCACCTCAGTCGGATGCAAGATGTGCGACTCATCCGCCACGTACTAcctcaacaaggacacatgaaacacatcatggatactggaaagatatggaAGCAAAGCTAaacgataagccacgtctccaaccttctcaagaatctcgaacggaccaataaatctcggcgacaacttgcccttgagtcCAAATatcatcaccttccgaaaaggtgacactcgcagGAACACAtgttcccctacctcaaaatgtaacggtctgcggtgagtgttagcatatctagcctgtcgatcctgggctgccttaatcctcTTACGGATCATCTCCACTGCATCGGTCATCTGTTGAATCATCTCTAGACCTTCGACTTGACGTTCGCCAACTTCGTCCGAAAACAAAGGCGTACAACAGCGGCGTCCATATAAGGCctcgaatggtgccatgccaatgctgctatggtaactgttgttataagctAACTCCACCAACGCCAAGTTGTCAttccacgctggaccaaa
Proteins encoded:
- the LOC140877550 gene encoding uncharacterized protein translates to MDFGPAWNDNLALVELAYNNSYHSSIGMAPFEALYGRRCCTPLFSDEVGERQVEGLEMIQQMTDAVEMIRKRIKYVADESHILHPTEVPLDKDLSYVERPLRILDRKDKVLRNKSIPLVMVQWQRRGTKEATWELESRMRAGLLELF